The genomic window TAGaaatacacacattttaattgtttcctcacttaaaatttttaaaagcacagcattaaaaatctatttgctcctaagttaaaagtatatttttatcagaataagttttaagattatattttcaaactaaaaaacaaaGTTCATACATACCTCCAGGTACTGATAGAATACTGAAAACAGTGGCCATGTCCTTCCAAGCAGAAGAGCTAACATAGATTTAGCAGTATCAATATCAAGGCTTCTCTGATCTTTATCCTaaaattaaagcagaaaaatattcctatcattatgtAATTTGTACAACTGTACCTacaaattatattgaatctgttaaaaactaattaaaaagaaaaaaagtcaaccaAACATGGACATTGTACCTACCCTTGCAAAATCAAAGGCATATCTGTAGATATTCTTAAATGATGAAATATCATTCAACTGTGAGCGCAAAAAGTCAAATTTGTTCTGTAACTTTTCTGTGCAGTCACACCTTAAATGCAAAATCAAAGTATACAATCAAGAAAATTCAGTAACAATGTCTTTAGGAGGTTAGAAGAAACATATCAaccaaaaaatgaatatatttatgcAGTTAATTTTGATCTAAAAATCCTGATTCCACAAATTTAGAATAAACTTGTTGCTATCTATATACCAATATTatagaaaaaaaggaacatgtgaataaaaaaaaaaaaacagaaaatctggCAATCAATGAAAGGTTACTCCAGTGaggcttaagaaaaaaaatcaattttaaaaaaatattgatttatttatttacttatttatttgagaagcagagagacagagagctcccatctgctggctcactccaaaatgcctgcaaaagccaagtCCAGTCAGGCTGACactgggagctggagttgggaacatAATACAAG from Oryctolagus cuniculus chromosome 1, mOryCun1.1, whole genome shotgun sequence includes these protein-coding regions:
- the DCUN1D5 gene encoding DCN1-like protein 5 isoform X3, which translates into the protein MCDCTEKLQNKFDFLRSQLNDISSFKNIYRYAFDFARDKDQRSLDIDTAKSMLALLLGRTWPLFSVFYQYLEQSKYRVMNKDQWYNVLEFSRTVHADLSNYDEDGAWPVLLDEFVEWQKVRQTS